Part of the Leptolyngbya sp. CCY15150 genome, CAATATAACCCTTGGCTTGCATGGGTTTGAAAGAATGGAGAATAGGGGATTCGAACCCCTTACCTCTGCGGTGCGATCGCAGCGCTCTACCAATTGAGCTAATTCCCCCTGCCGCTATTTTACCATTGACCTTCCTAGCTTCACCCTACTGATTGACGCAATTCGGCCCCATTGAACACCTGCTGCACCCGATCTAGCTCCAGCTCCGTCAAATAGTCCACGGCCCAGTTCGCCTGCCGCTGCATCATGTGATAGGGGTAGGTATTCGCCACCCCCACCACCGACATGCCCGCCGCCTTGGCCGCCTGAATCCCCGCCGGTGTATCTTCAATCACCAAGCAGTCTGCTGGCATGAGGTTGAGCGTGGCCTGCTGAGCATTCAAACGAGCGATCGCTGTCAGGTAACCATCCGGCTCTGGCGGCCCCACTAGGTAGTCATCGCCTGATATCACTGCATTGACTTGATCGGCTAAGTGACTGCGCTGCATCACGTAATCGACCTCAGACCGCGCCGCGCCACTCACCACCGCGATCGCCACCTGCAACGTCCGCAGTTGGTAGAGCAAATCCGTCACCCCTGGATAAATCGGCAACTTGGCTTGATCGTCCAGCAGGCGTTGATAGCGCTCCGCCTTGCGATCGCACAATCGTTTGAGGTAATCCTGATTCATAATCCGCCCGCGCCGTTCAAACAAGTCTGTCAGACAAGCGCGATCGCTCCGTCCCAGGCACAGGGGCGCAAATTCTTCCCCATTGGGTCGCAGATTTTCATCCAGGAGAAGTTCTTCCAGCAACTGTTTGCGGAGCTCTTCATCATGGATGATCACACCACTACAGTCGAACAATACAGCTTTTAGCGGCATAACACGTCGTCAATCGTCATCACGTTTTTTTAGCGTACCCTATGGATTTACCACGACAGGCGGCTGGTCGAGGTGATCAGCAGGGGATGGGCCCACCAAAGCAGGCCGATAAAGATAGCAATTCCCAGATAGGAGGGGCGCAGAAATTCCAGCGGCTTCAAGGTTTGCCGACCTTGAGCGATCGCCAAAAAGGGGATCACCGAGGTTCGTTCTTTCACGGCGGTAAAGGCATCACCATAGCGCGCTAGGAGACGGCGATCGCCATGCCAAACGCCAAACAGATGATGGGCAATGAGACCCAGGCAGGTGACTAGCATAAAGGTTGTCCCTAGCCACAGCGCATGGGCTACGCACCAGATGACTTGACCGACCATTTGGGGATGGCGGGTGATGCGAATGATGCCCGTTTCGTAGAGGTGTACCTGGGGTTTTTGGATGGCGGCAATTTCCAGAAGGTTAAACGTGGCGGGGTAGAGAAAGATAAAGGACACCGCCGATAAGATCCACACCAACGACTGCATACCCGGCACGCCCTGTAGGTTCCACAACTGCGCTCCGTCGTAGCGATGGTTGATGAAATAGATAAT contains:
- a CDS encoding HAD family phosphatase, whose translation is MPLKAVLFDCSGVIIHDEELRKQLLEELLLDENLRPNGEEFAPLCLGRSDRACLTDLFERRGRIMNQDYLKRLCDRKAERYQRLLDDQAKLPIYPGVTDLLYQLRTLQVAIAVVSGAARSEVDYVMQRSHLADQVNAVISGDDYLVGPPEPDGYLTAIARLNAQQATLNLMPADCLVIEDTPAGIQAAKAAGMSVVGVANTYPYHMMQRQANWAVDYLTELELDRVQQVFNGAELRQSVG
- a CDS encoding NnrU family protein, which gives rise to MTLPWLTSSHLIMLALLAGFAIAHSGLASLRSRVEAVIGARLYRVLFALVSIPFATVLIIYFINHRYDGAQLWNLQGVPGMQSLVWILSAVSFIFLYPATFNLLEIAAIQKPQVHLYETGIIRITRHPQMVGQVIWCVAHALWLGTTFMLVTCLGLIAHHLFGVWHGDRRLLARYGDAFTAVKERTSVIPFLAIAQGRQTLKPLEFLRPSYLGIAIFIGLLWWAHPLLITSTSRLSW